From a region of the Castanea sativa cultivar Marrone di Chiusa Pesio chromosome 10, ASM4071231v1 genome:
- the LOC142613650 gene encoding blue-light photoreceptor PHR2 — MDPNTQALENPETKSSEEQSSHAIVAPHDTLPFATLSLSISLPKILQTPSLESKIQSLFSRHPSKVKVPTQASSLAHLSLSTAAPVPSKLSFKSTISANPLQNPLSLGPRRPLDPNNGAGIRRAAIVWFRNDLRVNDNECLNTANNEAMSVLPVYCFDPRDYGKSSSGFDKTGPYRASFLIESVSDLRKNLQAKGSDLVVRIGQPETVLLELAKAIGADAVYAHREVSHDEVKGEDKIESAMKEENVEVKYFWGSTLYHLDDLPFKLEDMPSNYGGFKEKVQGLEVRKTIEALDQLKNLPSRGDVEAGDIPSMADLGLNPSATMSQANASMVGGETEALQRLQKFAAECQAQPPKGAKDGSNESIYGANFSCKISPWLAMGCISPRSMFDELKKTAARTISASSNRNDGGSPDTGMNWLMFELMWRDFFRFITKKYSSANRQIEAPVTACTGALA, encoded by the exons ATGGATCCCAACACTCAAGCTCTTGAAAACCCAGAAACCAAATCCTCAGAAGAGCAAAGCTCACATGCCATTGTAGCCCCCCACGACACTCTCCCATTTGCCACTCTTTCACTCTCCATCTCTCTCCCTAAAATCCTTCAAACCCCTTCTCTTGAAAGCAAAATTCAATCTTTATTTTCTCGCCATCCAAGCAAGGTGAAAGTACCCACTCAAGCCTCCTCTCTTgcccacctctctctctcaaccgcAGCCCCAGTTCCTTCAAAACTCTCATTCAAGTCCACAATCTCAGCCAACCCTTTACaaaaccctctctctcttggtCCTCGCCGCCCCTTAGACCCTAACAACGGGGCTGGAATTCGTCGAGCTGCCATAGTTTGGTTCCGCAATGACCTTCGTGTCAATGACAATGAGTGCCTCAACACAGCAAACAACGAGGCCATGTCTGTTTTGCCTGTCTATTGCTTTGACCCGAGAGATTATGGAAAATCCTCGTCTGGGTTTGACAAAACTGGTCCATACAGAGCTAGTTTCTTGATTGAATCGGTCTCTGACCTGAGGAAGAATCTACAGGCAAAAGGGTCTGATCTTGTGGTGAGAATTGGTCAGCCTGAGACTGTGCTTCTTGAGTTGGCTAAGGCTATTGGTGCTGATGCTGTGTATGCTCACAGAGAGGTTTCTCATGATGAGGTTAAGGGTGAGGACAAGATTGAGAGTGCTATGAAGGAAGAGAATGTGGAGGTTAAGTACTTTTGGGGTAGTACTTTGTACCATCTTGACGACTTGCCGTTTAAGTTGGAGGATATGCCTTCAAATTATGGTGGGTTTAAGGAGAAAGTGCAGGGATTGGAGGTGAGGAAGACCATTGAGGCATTGGATCAATTGAAGAACTTGCCTTCTCGTGGTGATGTTGAGGCTGGGGATATTCCTTCCATGGCGGATTTGGGGCTTAACCCATCTGCTACAATGTCTCAG GCCAATGCTTCCATGGTGGGAGGTGAGACTGAAGCACTTCAGAGGCTTCAAAAATTTGCAGCTGAGTGCCAAGCACAACCACCCAAGGGGGCCAAGGATGGAAGCAATGAAAGCATATATGGTGCAAACTTTTCCTGCAAAATTTCTCCATGGCTAGCCATGGGATGCATCTCTCCCCGCTCTATGTTCGATGAGCTAAAGAAAACAGCTGCTAG AACTATTTCTGCTTCCTCAAACCGGAATGACGGTGGCTCCCCTGATACTGGAATGAACTGGTTGATGTTTGAGTTGATGTGGAGGGATTTCTTCAG ATTCATTACCAAGAAATACAGTTCTGCAAATAGACAGATCGAAGCTCCAGTCACAGCTTGTACGGGTGCCCTTGCTTAA
- the LOC142614006 gene encoding O-methyltransferase 1, chloroplastic, producing MEALLRFTSPPAIAILRPPLTCTSKKRVSGLRAKLDDSTDPLLQAAINSASLRYQEAHRPDPLFLDTYAGCFVPPPVQTDIKQHSDHYCLATRFIDDALLRTVNHIDGFKQVVLFTDGMDTRPYRLGWPASTLIFDISPEKVFKRAAQKLQDIGARIPRNCLFFHVPMESLDIQQTLCAKGFTGDRPSIWVIQGFPVMTLANFEDILVLASNLAMSGCYFLGEMPAWLTQTEFGTKSTTRQWMNKLFMSNGFKVDMISFEDVARDLHKQLALRHYNKILFAAEQLRLSDDQMKAFWKEFQRLEEQGDEDGFEEL from the exons ATGGAAGCTTTATTGCGCTTCACAAGTCCACCAGCCATTGCTATCTTACGCCCACCATTGACATGCACCTCCAAGAAGAGAGTCAGCGGGTTGAGAGCGAAACTCGATGATAGCACTGACCCATTACTCCAAGCCGCCATTAATTCTGCTTCTCTTCGTTATCAGGAAGCCCATCGACCAG ACCCACTTTTTCTAGACACATATGCGGGTTGTTTTGTTCCTCCTCCTGTTCAGACGGATATCAAGCAACACTCAGACCATTATTGTCTTGCAACAAGATTTATTGATGATGCGTTGCTTCGTACAGTGAACCATATTGATGGATTTAAGCAg GTTGTTTTGTTTACAGATGGCATGGACACTCGGCCTTATAGGCTTGGTTGGCCGGCTTCAACCTTGATATTTGATATATCCCCTGAAAAGGTTTTCAAAAGAGCAGCACAGAAGCTTCAAG ATATTGGGGCAAGAATTCCAAGAAACTGCTTGTTCTTTCATGTTCCAATGGAGTCCCTTGATATACAGCAAACCCTATGTGCAAAAGGTTTTACTGGTGATCGGCCAAGTATATGGGTCATCCAG GGGTTTCCTGTGATGACTTTAGCCAattttgaggatattttagTTCTTGCAAGTAATTTGGCCATGAGTGGATGTTATTTCTTGGGGGAAATGCCAGCTTGGTTGACACAAACTGAATTTGGAACCAAG TCAACTACAAGGCAATGGATGAACAAACTATTCATGAGCAATGGGTTCAAGGTGGACATGATTAGCTTTGAGGATGTTGCCAGGGATTTACACAAGCAATTAGCATTACGACATTACAATAAGATACTGTTTGCTGCAGAACAATTACGACTTTCTGATGATCAG atGAAAGCTTTTTGGAAAGAATTTCAGAGGTTGGAGGAACAAGGGGATGAAGATGGGTTCGAAGAGCTCTAA
- the LOC142613229 gene encoding uncharacterized protein C57A7.06 has translation MVETKRKGRDEPKHNKMKKQKSSGSKTLSTKKKKSKRNDVRKGPRLPNSLRKEIERLNPSTQLNSDDEDINSDEGEFLTDDIYEYEEKIPQEESRKNRRFDPVENFEYELPEDFEDENVPSDEDEDEDGDLMDNGGHKLEDSHDEIEEDDDGRHVRMLEGITGMPSEAFEGKKKKNNVVISEAYPESEYNPTRDVLDGDGRISMEDLLGTLQKKPGFGKLRKIMDQMKKSEAIEAPLPTVIREKMERQAAYKISKKDMAKWEPLVKRNREAPTIYFDEDTDLGFSTVGAIASEFEPRTEFEKKMASLVYDDDVMEAHKKDGSRLLELNQVSVEDEKERHNRIAKMRSLLFRHEMKAKHIKKIKSKTYHRLLKKDRLKTAAALTEMDPEAAKEQAMKQEFKRAEERMTLKHKNTSKWATRILQRGLQVQDEGTRAAITEQLQQHALLTRKMNSMKDGSSSSSSDDTSDEDDVDEDSSVLKEGRASKLLGKATEKTLKILEEEDEVPDSGIFSLPFMERGLKKRKEAAEEEAKLALQDYEVSMKQLDDPSGAENSKIKASSGRRVFGAAKIGAPESRDVIKTDNFYANSDSDDDLEAKENIFDMGKDGRSDMQKDVHVDSVLPHEFRQDSVFKSFDDIVRDPGPKTTYDVAIFASDKWRKMESRNKVDANSKKSPVAVEPEYNQDLQEPVKEVGENSDTESEGQMVDGIISLDPKPTYELPSQTELIRQAFAGDDVEEEFEHDKQEILNEENPEPEKPVLLPGWGQWTRVQKKKGLPSWMLKEHENAKRKREEALKKRKDAHLKHVIISEKLDKKAEKLLTKTLPYPFTSKEVFEQSIRMPIGPEFNPATAVGALNRPAVVKKPGVIIKPIEFKEVNPHENKEEHKWSGHKQKMKKSKSDGSIPRKKMKKAEGKTKKVN, from the exons ATGGTGGAGACGAAGCGAAAAGGGAGAGACGAACCAAAGCACAACAAGATGAAGAAGCAAAAGAGTTCGGGCTCTAAAACCCTAtcgacgaagaagaagaagtccaaGAGAAACGATGTGAGGAAGGGTCCTCGCTTGCCTAATTCACTGCGCAAGGAGATCGAGCGCTTAAACCCTAGCACCCAGTTGAACAGCGATGACGAAGATATCAATTCCGATGAGGGAGAGTTTCTCACCGATGACATTTACGAGTACGAGGAGAAAATCCCCCAGGAAGAGTCCAGGAAGAATCGCCGGTTCGACCCCGTGGAGAACTTCGAATACGAGCTTCCCGAAGATTTcgag GATGAGAATGTGCCatcagatgaggatgaggatgaggatggtgaCCTCATGGATAATGGAGGACACAAACTTGAAGATTCCCATGACGAGATtgaagaggatgatgatggAAGGCATGTCAGGATGTTGGAAGGAATCACTGGAATGCCAAGTGAGGCTTTTGAAG ggaagaagaagaaaaataatgttGTTATATCTGAGGCATATCCAGAGTCTGAATATAATCCTACTCGTGATGTTTTGGATGGTGATGGCCGCATTAGCATGGAAGACCTTTTAGGCACTCTTCAAAAGAAACCCGGGTTTGGAAAACTTAGAAAGATAATGGATCAAATGAAGAAATCTGAGGCTATTGAAGCTCCCCTTCCAACAGTAATTCGGGAGAAGATGGAGAGGCAGGCAGCATATAAAATATCAAAGAAAGACATGGCCAAGTGGGAGCCCCTAGTTAAGAGAAATAGGGAGGCGCCTACCATATATTTTGATGAGGATACAGACCTGGGGTTTTCAACTGTAGGAGCAATAGCTTCTGAATTTGAACCTAGAACTgaatttgagaagaaaatggCATCTTTAgtttatgatgatgatgttatGGAAGCTCACAAAAAAGATGGTTCCAGGCTTCTTGAATTAAACCAG GTATCTGTGGAAGATGAAAAGGAGCGCCATAATCGTATTGCTAAAATGCGCAGCCTTCTTTTCCGTCATGAAATGAAGGcaaaacacataaaaaagaTCAAATCCAAAACATACCATCGTTTGTTGAAGAAAGACAGATTGAAAACAGCAGCTGCACTGACTGAAATGGATCCAGAAGCTGCTAAAGAGCAGGCAATGAAGCAAGAGTTCAAACGGGCAGAG GAACGCATGACACTGAAACACAAAAACACCTCCAAATGGGCAACACGCATTCTACAGCGTGGTTTGCAAGTCCAAGATGAAGGTACTCGAGCTGCTATAACTGAACAGCTCCAACAGCATGCTCTTTTGACTAGAAAAATGAACTCTATGAAAGACggtagcagcagcagcagcagtgATGACACCAGTGATGAGGATGATGTAGATGAAGATTCTTCTGTTTTAAAAGAGGGTAGGGCATCCAAGTTATTGGGAAAAGCAACAGAGAAGACCCtcaaaatattagaagaagaagatgaagtgCCTGATTCAGGaattttttctttacctttCATG GAGCGTGgactaaagaaaagaaaggaggcagctgaagaagaagctaaacTTGCTCTTCAAGATTATGAAGTGTCGATGAAGCAGCTGGACGATCCAAGTGGggcagaaaattcaaaaataaaggcTTCAAGTGGTAGAAGGGTGTTTGGTGCAGCTAAAATAGGTGCTCCAGAATCAAGAGATGTGATTAAAACTGATAACTTCTATGCTAATAGTGATAGTGATGATGACTTGGAAgccaaagaaaatatttttgatatGGGGAAAGACGGACGTAGTGATATGCAGAAGGATGTTCATGTTGATTCTGTTTTACCTCATGAGTTTCGTCAGGATTCTGTTTTTAAG AGCTTTGATGATATTGTTAGAGATCCAGGTCCCAAGACAACATATGACGTTGCTATTTTTGCATCAGACAAATGGAGAAAG ATGGAAAGCAGAAACAAAGTGGATGCCAATAGCAAAAAGTCCCCGGTGGCTGTTGAACCTGAATATAATCAAGATTTACAG GAGCCTGTGAAAGAAGTGGGTGAAAACAGTGATACAGAAAGTGAAGGACAAATGGTGGATGGGATTATTTCATTGGATCCTAAACCAACTTATGAACTCCCTTCCCAGACAGAGCTAATTCGCCAAGCTTTTGCTGGGGATGATGTGGAGGAAGAATTTGAGCATGATAAACAGGAGATTCTGAATGAGGAAAATCCTGAACCCGAAAAGCCAGTCTTACTTCCTGGCTGGGGCCAATGGACTCGTGTACAGAAAAAGAAAGGCTTACCTTCCTGGATGCTGAAAGAACATGAGAATgccaagaggaagagagaagaagCTCTTAAGAAGAGAAAGGACGCACATCTCAAACATGTTATTATCTCTGAGAAGTTGGATAAAAAG GCTGAGAAACTCCTTACAAAAACATTGCCTTACCCTTTCACGTCCAAGGAAGTTTTTGAGCAGAGCATCCGCATGCCCATTGGACCTGAATTCAACCCAGCAACTGCAGTTGGAGCTCTTAATCGACCTGCA GTGGTGAAGAAACCTGGTGTGATTATTAAACCAATTGAGTTCAAGGAAGTGAATCCTCATGAAAATAAGGAGGAGCACAAATGGAGTGGACATAAacagaagatgaagaagagtAAAAGTGATGGCAGCATACCgagaaaaaagatgaagaaggcAGAGGGCAAAACCAAAAAAGTCAACTGA
- the LOC142614270 gene encoding gamma-tubulin complex component 4 homolog isoform X1 — MLHELLLALLGYTGDLIIHNSNSNSDDRPFKLASDISFIQPSDRDLIERIITLGFYYRELDRFATESRNLSWIRSAKNESPLELSSSKNPASVYRRAIANGVVEMLSVYRSAVLHVEQKLLAETVPILATVTQGLNKFFVLLPPLYELILEIERDNIRGGQLLNLLHKRCHCGVPELQTCIQRLLWHGHQVMYNQLASWMVYGILQDQHGEFFIRRQEDTDVEHGSSLPDIPEKLARLSTDDTSLTDWHLGFHISLDMLPEYIHMRVAESILFAGKAIRVLRNPSPSFRREDALYHQQMPRGSQKLQGLMGRFSFQKEPLMDAKLMGEELLPQTEADKIEAMLLDLKESSEFHKRSFESAVDSIRAIAASHLWQLVVVRADLNGHLKALKDYFLLAKGDFFQCFLEESRQLMRLPPRQSTAEADLMVPFQLAALKTISEEDKYYLRVSLRMPSFGFTVKSSQVDIPKPKDYADGNSSSALSSASSEMSLDGWDGIALEYSVDWPLELFFTQEVLSKYRRVFQYLLRLKRTQMELEKSWASVMHQDHTDFANRRNDRVNRPVSQQRRQRFRPMWRVREHMAFLIRNLQFYIQVDVIESQWNVLQAHIQDSHDFTELVAFHQEYLSALISQSFLDIGSVSRILDGIMKLCLQFCWKIENQENGSNTSELEHITEEFNKKSNSLYTILRSSRLAGSQRAPFLRRFLLRLNFNSFFEATARGVLNVVRPRPALPALNQQ; from the exons ATGCTCCACGAGCTCTTACTCGCACTCTTGGGCTACACCGGCGATCTCATCATCCacaactccaactccaactccgACGACCGCCCTTTCAAGCTCGCCTCCGATATTTCCTTCATTCAACCCAGCGATCG GGATCTAATTGAGAGGATAATTACCTTAGGGTTTTACTACAGAGAGCTTGATCGTTTCGCTACCGAGTCTCGGAATTTAAGCTGGATAAGATCTGCGAAAAATGAGTCTCCTTTGGAACTCTCTTCCTCGAAGAATCCCGCTAGCGTGTACCGTAGAGCCATTGCAAATGGCGTCGTGGAAATGCTTTCAGTCTACAGGTCCGCCGTGCTCCACGTTGAGCAGAAATTGTTGGCCGAAACTGTCCCTATCTTGGCTACTGTCACTCAAGGCCTCAATAAG ttttttgttcttttgccGCCTTTGTATGAGCTGATTTTGGAAATTGAGCGTGATAATATTCGTGGAGGTCAGCTTCTTAACCTGTTACACAAGCGGTGCCACTGTGGAGTGCCTGAGTTGCAGACTTGCATTCAGAG ACTTCTTTGGCATGGGCATCAGGTCATGTATAACCAACTTGCTTCGTGGATGGTTTATGGGATTCTTCAAGACCAGCATGGAGAGTTTTTCATTCGGAG GCAGGAGGATACAGATGTAGAGCATGGCTCATCTCTTCCTGATATACCTGAGAAGTTGGCTCGCTTATCAACCGATGATACATCTTTGACAGATTGGCACTTGGGATTTCATATTTCTTTG GATATGCTGCCTGAGTACATCCACATGCGTGTTGCAGAATCAATTCTTTTTGCTGGCAAAGCCATCAGGGTTCTTCGAAATCCAAGCCCCTCCTTTCGGCGTGAGGATGCTTTATATCATCAGCAGATGCCAAGAGGCTCTCAGAAGCTTCAGGGATTAATGGGccgtttttcttttcaaaaagaGCCTCTCATGGATGCTAAACTGATGGGAGAAGAATTACTTCCACAAACTGAGGCAGATAAGATTGAAGCTATGCTTCTAGATCTAAAG GAATCATCTGAGTTTCATAAAAGATCATTTGAGTCTGCTGTTGACTCTATTCGGGCTATTGCTGCCAGTCATCTTTGGCAG CTTGTGGTTGTACGCGCTGACTTGAATGGCCACCTGAAGGCCCTGAAAGACTATTTTCTCTTAGCAAAAGGAGATTTCTTCCAG TGCTTTCTTGAGGAGAGTCGTCAATTGATGCGTTTGCCTCCTCGCCAGTCTACTGCTGAAGCTGATCTTATGGTCCCATTTCAGCTG GCTGCACTAAAGACTATCAGTGAGGAAGACAAATACTATCTGAGAGTATCATTGCG GATGCCTTCATTTGGATTCACGGTCAAATCCTCCCAAGTAGACattccaaaaccaaaagatTATGCAGATGGAAACTCAAGTTCTGCTTTGTCAAGTGCTTCTTCAGAGATGTCCCTTGATGGATGGGATGGTATTGCTCTTGAATACTCTGTCGATTGGCCCTTAGAGTTGTTCTTTACTCAAGAAGTGCTCTCAAA GTATCGCAGGGTCTTCCAATATTTGTTGCGGCTGAAGCGAACACAAATGGAGTTGGAGAAATCATGGGCCTCTGTGATGCATCAAGATCACACAGATTTTGCCAATCGTCGAAATGACCGTGTGAATCGCCCAGTATCTCAGCAGCGAAGGCAGCGGTTTAGACCAATGTGGCGTGTTAGAGAACATATGGCATTCTTGATCAGAAATCTTCAATTTTATATCCAG GTGGATGTTATAGAATCTCAATGGAATGTTTTGCAAGCTCATATTCAAGATTCTCATGACTTTACTGAACTCGTGGCCTTTCATCAAGA GTACTTGTCAGCTTTAATTTCACAATCTTTCTTGGATATTGGCTCTGTGTCAAGGATACTGGATGGCATAATGAAACTTTGCTTGCAGTTTTGCTGGAAGATAGAAAACCAAGAAAATGGTTCAAATACATCTGAACTGGAACATATAACAGAG GAATTTAACAAGAAATCGAACTCCTTATACACTATATTGCGCAGTAGCAGACTTGCTGGAAGTCAGCGGGCTCCATTTCTGAGACGTTTTCTTTTGCGTCTAAACTTTAATTCCTTTTTTGAG GCAACTGCAAGAGGTGTACTGAATGTTGTTAGACCACGCCCAGCACTTCCCGCTTTAAATCAACAATAG
- the LOC142614270 gene encoding gamma-tubulin complex component 4 homolog isoform X2: MLHELLLALLGYTGDLIIHNSNSNSDDRPFKLASDISFIQPSDRDLIERIITLGFYYRELDRFATESRNLSWIRSAKNESPLELSSSKNPASVYRRAIANGVVEMLSVYRSAVLHVEQKLLAETVPILATVTQGLNKFFVLLPPLYELILEIERDNIRGGQLLNLLHKRCHCGVPELQTCIQRLLWHGHQVMYNQLASWMVYGILQDQHGEFFIRRQEDTDVEHGSSLPDIPEKLARLSTDDTSLTDWHLGFHISLDMLPEYIHMRVAESILFAGKAIRVLRNPSPSFRREDALYHQQMPRGSQKLQGLMGRFSFQKEPLMDAKLMGEELLPQTEADKIEAMLLDLKESSEFHKRSFESAVDSIRAIAASHLWQLVVVRADLNGHLKALKDYFLLAKGDFFQCFLEESRQLMRLPPRQSTAEADLMVPFQLAALKTISEEDKYYLRVSLRMPSFGFTVKSSQVDIPKPKDYADGNSSSALSSASSEMSLDGWDGIALEYSVDWPLELFFTQEVLSKYRRVFQYLLRLKRTQMELEKSWASVMHQDHTDFANRRNDRVNRPVSQQRRQRFRPMWRVREHMAFLIRNLQFYIQVDVIESQWNVLQAHIQDSHDFTELVAFHQEYLSALISQSFLDIGSVSRILDGIMKLCLQFCWKIENQENGSNTSELEHITEL; encoded by the exons ATGCTCCACGAGCTCTTACTCGCACTCTTGGGCTACACCGGCGATCTCATCATCCacaactccaactccaactccgACGACCGCCCTTTCAAGCTCGCCTCCGATATTTCCTTCATTCAACCCAGCGATCG GGATCTAATTGAGAGGATAATTACCTTAGGGTTTTACTACAGAGAGCTTGATCGTTTCGCTACCGAGTCTCGGAATTTAAGCTGGATAAGATCTGCGAAAAATGAGTCTCCTTTGGAACTCTCTTCCTCGAAGAATCCCGCTAGCGTGTACCGTAGAGCCATTGCAAATGGCGTCGTGGAAATGCTTTCAGTCTACAGGTCCGCCGTGCTCCACGTTGAGCAGAAATTGTTGGCCGAAACTGTCCCTATCTTGGCTACTGTCACTCAAGGCCTCAATAAG ttttttgttcttttgccGCCTTTGTATGAGCTGATTTTGGAAATTGAGCGTGATAATATTCGTGGAGGTCAGCTTCTTAACCTGTTACACAAGCGGTGCCACTGTGGAGTGCCTGAGTTGCAGACTTGCATTCAGAG ACTTCTTTGGCATGGGCATCAGGTCATGTATAACCAACTTGCTTCGTGGATGGTTTATGGGATTCTTCAAGACCAGCATGGAGAGTTTTTCATTCGGAG GCAGGAGGATACAGATGTAGAGCATGGCTCATCTCTTCCTGATATACCTGAGAAGTTGGCTCGCTTATCAACCGATGATACATCTTTGACAGATTGGCACTTGGGATTTCATATTTCTTTG GATATGCTGCCTGAGTACATCCACATGCGTGTTGCAGAATCAATTCTTTTTGCTGGCAAAGCCATCAGGGTTCTTCGAAATCCAAGCCCCTCCTTTCGGCGTGAGGATGCTTTATATCATCAGCAGATGCCAAGAGGCTCTCAGAAGCTTCAGGGATTAATGGGccgtttttcttttcaaaaagaGCCTCTCATGGATGCTAAACTGATGGGAGAAGAATTACTTCCACAAACTGAGGCAGATAAGATTGAAGCTATGCTTCTAGATCTAAAG GAATCATCTGAGTTTCATAAAAGATCATTTGAGTCTGCTGTTGACTCTATTCGGGCTATTGCTGCCAGTCATCTTTGGCAG CTTGTGGTTGTACGCGCTGACTTGAATGGCCACCTGAAGGCCCTGAAAGACTATTTTCTCTTAGCAAAAGGAGATTTCTTCCAG TGCTTTCTTGAGGAGAGTCGTCAATTGATGCGTTTGCCTCCTCGCCAGTCTACTGCTGAAGCTGATCTTATGGTCCCATTTCAGCTG GCTGCACTAAAGACTATCAGTGAGGAAGACAAATACTATCTGAGAGTATCATTGCG GATGCCTTCATTTGGATTCACGGTCAAATCCTCCCAAGTAGACattccaaaaccaaaagatTATGCAGATGGAAACTCAAGTTCTGCTTTGTCAAGTGCTTCTTCAGAGATGTCCCTTGATGGATGGGATGGTATTGCTCTTGAATACTCTGTCGATTGGCCCTTAGAGTTGTTCTTTACTCAAGAAGTGCTCTCAAA GTATCGCAGGGTCTTCCAATATTTGTTGCGGCTGAAGCGAACACAAATGGAGTTGGAGAAATCATGGGCCTCTGTGATGCATCAAGATCACACAGATTTTGCCAATCGTCGAAATGACCGTGTGAATCGCCCAGTATCTCAGCAGCGAAGGCAGCGGTTTAGACCAATGTGGCGTGTTAGAGAACATATGGCATTCTTGATCAGAAATCTTCAATTTTATATCCAG GTGGATGTTATAGAATCTCAATGGAATGTTTTGCAAGCTCATATTCAAGATTCTCATGACTTTACTGAACTCGTGGCCTTTCATCAAGA GTACTTGTCAGCTTTAATTTCACAATCTTTCTTGGATATTGGCTCTGTGTCAAGGATACTGGATGGCATAATGAAACTTTGCTTGCAGTTTTGCTGGAAGATAGAAAACCAAGAAAATGGTTCAAATACATCTGAACTGGAACATATAACAGAG CTGTGA